The following coding sequences lie in one Acipenser ruthenus chromosome 47, fAciRut3.2 maternal haplotype, whole genome shotgun sequence genomic window:
- the LOC117966224 gene encoding protein ENL-like isoform X2 → MEEPKRVCFTYDLFLNLEGNPPVNHLRCEKLTFNNPTREFRHKLVKAGGVMVMPEGAEAVTRPSPDYPMLPTIPLSAFSDPKKTKPSHGSKEPSKDSSSSKTSKPHKVTKEHRGERPRKDSESKGSSKGEGEREASKPAKEAPSARKLDSKGNKEEVKAPPKAAFKEPKLTLKEAKMEGMSPKGGGSGGGGGGGGGGAVGGGGGQPEPKAFSKRPANVESPKPSTKKQKKGSSESLKSITGTSPRVSSSTATTAAPPPPSCPEKKPPKEKSSGRPEKVKTETTEVKEVKKPAETDDSNSEDEASSKSESVPSSPSNSSSSSDSSSDSDFEPSQNHTQGPLRSMVEDLQSEESDDDDSSTEGETPVKTNPPNRDTRLSLGSESDSSEGSHPRSRDPPPPPLKHSSANNKVSGRKSPDPCSRPEKMLKKGYDKAYTDELVDLHRRLMALRERNVLQQIVNLIEETGHFNVTNTTFDFDLFSLDESTVRKLQSYLEATAT, encoded by the exons ATG GAGGAGCCTAAGAGAGTGTGTTTTACCTACGACTTGTTCCTGAACCTGGAAGGAAACCCGCCTGTCAATCACCTGCGCTGTGAGAAGCTCACCTTCAACAACCCCACCAGGGAGTTCCGACACAAGCTGGTCAAGGCAGGGGGG GTCATGGTGATGCCCGAGGGAGCGGAGGCCGTCACCAGGCCGAGTCCAGACTACCCCATGTTACCCACAATCCCCCTCTCTGCATTCTCCGATCCCAAGAAGACCAAACCTTCCCACGGGTCAAAG GAGCCCAGtaaagacagcagcagcagcaagacgTCCAAGCCTCACAAAGTGACCAAGGAGCACCGGGGAGAGCGGCCACGCAAGGACTCCGAGAGCAAGGGCTCCAGCAAGGGGGAGGGGGAGCGCGAGGCCAGCAAGCCCGCCAAGGAGGCCCCGTCGGCACGGAAGCTGGACAGCAAGGGAAACAAAGAGGAGGTCAAGGCGCCCCCCAAAGCAGCGTTCAAGGAGCCCAAACTGACCCTGAAGGAGGCCAAAATGGAGGGCATGTCCCCAAAAGGTGGGGGGAGCGGaggtggagggggtgggggagggggcggggctgttGGTGGGGGAGGCGGCCAGCCAGAGCCCAAGGCATTCAGTAAGAGGCCGGCCAACGTGGAGTCCCCCAAGCCCAGCACGAAGAAGCAGAAGAAGGGCAGCTCAGAGAGTTTGAAGAGCATTACCGGCACCTCCCCCCGCGTCTcctcctccaccgccaccaccgcTGCCCCGCCCCCCCCCAGCTGCCCCGAGAAGAAGCCCCCCAAAGAGAAGAGCAGCGGCCGCCCGGAGAAGGTGAAAACCGAGACCACCGAAGTGAAGGAGGTGAAGAAGCCAGCAGAGACGGACGACTCCAATTCCGAGGACGAGGCCTCGTCGAAATCGGAG TCTGTGCCGTCAAGTCCGTCAAATTCCAGTTCCAGCTCCGATTCCAGCTCCGATTCGGACTTCGAGCCCTCGCAGAACCACACTCAAG GCCCCCTGCGCTCCATGGTGGAGGACCTGCAGTCAGAGGAGTCCGACGATGATGACAGCAGCACCGAGGGGGAGACGCCGGTGAAAACCAACCCGCCCAACAGAGACACAAG GTTAAGTCTGGGCAGCGAGAGTGACAGCAGCGAAGGGTCCCACCCCCGCAGTCGAGATCCTCCGCCCCCCCCTCTGAAGCACAGCTCGGCCAACAACAAG GTCTCTGGGAGGAAGAGTCCAGACCCCTGCAGCAGACCTGAGAAGATGTTGAAGAAGGGATACGACAAG GCGTACACAGACGAGCTTGTGGATCTGCACAGGCGGCTGATGGCACTTCGAGAACGGAACGTCCTGCAACAG ATTGTGAACCTCATCGAGGAGACGGGCCATTTCAACGTCACCAACACCACCTTTGACTTTGACCTCTTCTCATTGGACGAATCGACTGTCCGTAAACTACAGAGCTACCTGGAAGCCACGGCTACGTGA
- the LOC117401427 gene encoding long-chain-fatty-acid--CoA ligase ACSBG2-like isoform X2, with product MTAAAVMEPTGEYLQSCSPEECDVSVIDVAVESPANDSSEEECSSEREEEADTEMTPALQSGSSVSTQESKPVTANADVLRPDTLNLNELKLCTTKEDGEVKLRMGDSGQAAEPAITVNQMFLQTVEQYGDQVALASKDGDNWNRLTYKEYYQRCRTAAKSFLKLGLERYHGVGILGFNSPEWFIADIGAILAGGFAVGIYTTNSPEACQYVAENCKANVLVVENHKQLQKILQIQDKLPHVKAIIQYKDALKEKKPNLYTWAEFMEMGTDVPDSQLDEIIASQKPNQCCTLIYTSGTTGQPKGVMLSHDNITWTASATGKTVKLKHACEAQEVVVSYLPLSHIAAQMIDIWLPIKYGGVIYFAQPDALKGSLAITLKEVRPTAFMGVPRVWEKMQEKMKSVGAKSSTVQRRVASWAKDVGLQTNLNKMHGNSSLPFSYRLAKKLVFKKVRKALGLDRCTKCYTGAAPITKDTLEFFLSLDIPLYELYGMSESTGPHTISIPSAHRLTSCGKVISGCETKIFSPDSEGNGEICFWGRHVFMGYLNMEDKTEESLDSDGWLHSGDLGKHDKEGFLFITGRIKELIITAGGENIPPVPTEDALKELLPVISNAMLIGDKKKFLSMLLTLKCNVNPDSGEPEDELTPEAIEFCQKLGSKALKVSDIVGGKDRAVHKAIQEGIDRVNEQASSNAQKIQKWTILEKDFSLPGGELGPTMKLKRPVVMKMYKDQIDNFYKDVITPTVPENPLSTK from the exons ATGACAGCTGCAGCAGTGATGGAGCCAACTGGAGAATACCTGCAGTCATGCAGCCCTGAGGAGTGTGATGTCTCAGTGATAGATGTTGCTGTGGAGTCTCCAGCAAA TGATTCATCAGAGGAAGAGTGTTCTTCAGAGAGGGAAGAGGAAGCAGACACAGAGATGACCCCAGCCCTGCAGAGTGGAAGCTCTGTTAGCACACAGGAAAGCAAGCCAGTAACGGCAAACG CGGATGTGTTGCGTCCCGACACGTTAAACCTTAATGAGCTAAAGCTATGCACAACAAAAGAGGATGGGGAGGTGAAGCTGAGGATGGGAGATTCTGGCCAAGCTGCAGAGCCCGCTATCACAGTCAATCAAATGTTCCTGCAAACTGTGGAGCAGTATGGGGACCAAGTGGCGCTGGCATCCAAGGACGGAGACAACTGGAACAGACTGACCTATAAAGAGTACTATCAGAGATGTCGAACGGCAGCTAAAAGCTTTTTAAAG CTTGGGCTGGAGCGTTACCATGGAGTTGGGATCCTGGGATTCAACTCTCCTGAATGGTTCATTGCAGATATCGGAGCTATTCTAGCAGG AGGATTTGCAGTTGGCATCTACACTACAAACTCTCCTGAAGCTTGTCAGTACGTGGCAGAAAACTGTAAAGCGAACGTCCTTGTCGTTGAAAATCATAAACAGCTGCAGAAGATTCTTCAG ATTCAAGACAAACTCCCACATGTGAAAGCCATTATTCAGTACAAAGATGCACTAAAAGAGAAGAAACCAAACCTCTACACG TGGGCAGAGTTTATGGAGATGGGAACAGATGTCCCAGATTCCCAGCTGGATGAGATCATTGCCTCCCAGAAGCCCAATCAGTGCTGCACTCTAATCTACACCTCAGGGACCACCGGCCAGCCCAAAGGAGTTATGCTTAGCCATGATAAT ATAACCTGGACCGCGTCTGCTACAGGAAAGACGGTGAAGCTGAAGCACGCCTGCGAGGCCCAGGAGGTGGTAGTCAGCTACTTGCCGCTCAGCCATATAGCAGCTCAGATGATTGATATATGGCTACCCATCAAATACGGAGGGGTCATCTACTTTGCACAGCCTGATGCACTGAAG GGCTCCCTGGCGATCACCCTCAAAGAGGTGAGACCCACAGCATTTATGGGCGTCCCTCGCGTCTGGGAAAAAATGCAGGAGAAAATGAAATCGGTCGGCGCCAAGTCTTCTACTGTCCAGAGGAGGGTGGCATCCTGGGCTAAAGACGTGGGGCTCCAGACGAACCTGAACAAAATGCACGG gAATTCCTCACTCCCGTTCAGTTACCGCCTGGCAAAGAAGCTGGTGTTTAAGAAGGTGCGCAAGGCTTTGGGTCTGGACCGCTGTACCAAGTGCTACACCGGTGCAGCTCCCATTACTAAAGATACCCTGGAGTTCTTCCTGAGTCTCGACATTCCCTTGTATGAGCTGTACGGCATGAGCGAGAGCACAGGGCCGCACACGATTTCCATTCCCAGCGCTCACAGGCTCACCAG TTGTGGGAAAGTGATCTCTGGGTGCGAGACCAAGATTTTCAGCCCAGACAGTGAAGGGAACGGGGAGATCTGTTTCTGGGGGCGACATGTCTTCATGGGGTACCTAAACATGGAGGACAAGACGGAGGAGTCTCTGGACAGCGATGGCTGGCTTCACTCCGGAGACCTGGGGAAGCACGATAAGGAGGGCTTCCTCTTCATCACCGGCAGAATTAAag AGCTTATTATCACAGCCGGTGGTGAGAATATCCCTCCTGTCCCAACTGAAGATGCATTGAAGGAGTTGCTGCCTGTTATTAGCAATGCCATGCTGATCGGAGACAAGAAGAAGTTCCTGTCCATGCTTTTGACACTTAAG tgCAATGTGAACCCCGATTCTGGAGAGCCAGAGGATGAGCTAACCCCGGAAGCCATTGAGTTCTGTCAGAAGCTGGGCAGCAAGGCCCTCAAGGTCTCGGACATCGTTGGAGGCAAAGACCGAGCCGTGCACAAAGCAATCCAAGAGGGGATCGACCGGGTGAACGAGCAGGCCAGCTCCAACGCACAGAAGATCCAGAAGTGGACCATTCTGGAGAAGGACTTCTCCCTTCCCGGAGGAGAGTTAG GCCCCACAATGAAGCTGAAACGACCAGTTGTCATGAAGATGTACAAGGACCAAATCGACAACTTCTATAAGGACGTTATTACACCAACCGTCCCAGAGAACCCCCTCTCAACCAAATAG
- the LOC117966224 gene encoding protein ENL-like isoform X1, which produces MDNQCTVQVKLELGHRAQLRKKPTTEGFTHDWMVFVRGPEQCDIQHFVERVVFRLHESFPKPKRVCKEPPYKVEESGYAGFIMPIEVYFKNKEEPKRVCFTYDLFLNLEGNPPVNHLRCEKLTFNNPTREFRHKLVKAGGVMVMPEGAEAVTRPSPDYPMLPTIPLSAFSDPKKTKPSHGSKEPSKDSSSSKTSKPHKVTKEHRGERPRKDSESKGSSKGEGEREASKPAKEAPSARKLDSKGNKEEVKAPPKAAFKEPKLTLKEAKMEGMSPKGGGSGGGGGGGGGGAVGGGGGQPEPKAFSKRPANVESPKPSTKKQKKGSSESLKSITGTSPRVSSSTATTAAPPPPSCPEKKPPKEKSSGRPEKVKTETTEVKEVKKPAETDDSNSEDEASSKSESVPSSPSNSSSSSDSSSDSDFEPSQNHTQGPLRSMVEDLQSEESDDDDSSTEGETPVKTNPPNRDTRLSLGSESDSSEGSHPRSRDPPPPPLKHSSANNKVSGRKSPDPCSRPEKMLKKGYDKAYTDELVDLHRRLMALRERNVLQQIVNLIEETGHFNVTNTTFDFDLFSLDESTVRKLQSYLEATAT; this is translated from the exons TGCACGGTGCAGGTGAAGCTGGAGTTGGGACATCGTGCTCAGCTCCGCAAGAAGCCCACCACGGAGGGGTTCACCCACGACTGGATGGTGTTCGTGCGCGGCCCCGAGCAGTGTGACATCCAGCACTTTGTCGAGAGGGTGGTCTTCAGGCTTCACGAGAGCTTCCCAAAACCCAAGCGAG TGTGTAAGGAGCCCCCCTACAAAGTGGAGGAGTCGGGCTACGCTGGCTTCATTATGCCCATAGAGGTCTACTTCAAAAACAAG GAGGAGCCTAAGAGAGTGTGTTTTACCTACGACTTGTTCCTGAACCTGGAAGGAAACCCGCCTGTCAATCACCTGCGCTGTGAGAAGCTCACCTTCAACAACCCCACCAGGGAGTTCCGACACAAGCTGGTCAAGGCAGGGGGG GTCATGGTGATGCCCGAGGGAGCGGAGGCCGTCACCAGGCCGAGTCCAGACTACCCCATGTTACCCACAATCCCCCTCTCTGCATTCTCCGATCCCAAGAAGACCAAACCTTCCCACGGGTCAAAG GAGCCCAGtaaagacagcagcagcagcaagacgTCCAAGCCTCACAAAGTGACCAAGGAGCACCGGGGAGAGCGGCCACGCAAGGACTCCGAGAGCAAGGGCTCCAGCAAGGGGGAGGGGGAGCGCGAGGCCAGCAAGCCCGCCAAGGAGGCCCCGTCGGCACGGAAGCTGGACAGCAAGGGAAACAAAGAGGAGGTCAAGGCGCCCCCCAAAGCAGCGTTCAAGGAGCCCAAACTGACCCTGAAGGAGGCCAAAATGGAGGGCATGTCCCCAAAAGGTGGGGGGAGCGGaggtggagggggtgggggagggggcggggctgttGGTGGGGGAGGCGGCCAGCCAGAGCCCAAGGCATTCAGTAAGAGGCCGGCCAACGTGGAGTCCCCCAAGCCCAGCACGAAGAAGCAGAAGAAGGGCAGCTCAGAGAGTTTGAAGAGCATTACCGGCACCTCCCCCCGCGTCTcctcctccaccgccaccaccgcTGCCCCGCCCCCCCCCAGCTGCCCCGAGAAGAAGCCCCCCAAAGAGAAGAGCAGCGGCCGCCCGGAGAAGGTGAAAACCGAGACCACCGAAGTGAAGGAGGTGAAGAAGCCAGCAGAGACGGACGACTCCAATTCCGAGGACGAGGCCTCGTCGAAATCGGAG TCTGTGCCGTCAAGTCCGTCAAATTCCAGTTCCAGCTCCGATTCCAGCTCCGATTCGGACTTCGAGCCCTCGCAGAACCACACTCAAG GCCCCCTGCGCTCCATGGTGGAGGACCTGCAGTCAGAGGAGTCCGACGATGATGACAGCAGCACCGAGGGGGAGACGCCGGTGAAAACCAACCCGCCCAACAGAGACACAAG GTTAAGTCTGGGCAGCGAGAGTGACAGCAGCGAAGGGTCCCACCCCCGCAGTCGAGATCCTCCGCCCCCCCCTCTGAAGCACAGCTCGGCCAACAACAAG GTCTCTGGGAGGAAGAGTCCAGACCCCTGCAGCAGACCTGAGAAGATGTTGAAGAAGGGATACGACAAG GCGTACACAGACGAGCTTGTGGATCTGCACAGGCGGCTGATGGCACTTCGAGAACGGAACGTCCTGCAACAG ATTGTGAACCTCATCGAGGAGACGGGCCATTTCAACGTCACCAACACCACCTTTGACTTTGACCTCTTCTCATTGGACGAATCGACTGTCCGTAAACTACAGAGCTACCTGGAAGCCACGGCTACGTGA
- the LOC117401427 gene encoding long-chain-fatty-acid--CoA ligase ACSBG2-like isoform X1: MHLTLLSETTMTAAAVMEPTGEYLQSCSPEECDVSVIDVAVESPANDSSEEECSSEREEEADTEMTPALQSGSSVSTQESKPVTANADVLRPDTLNLNELKLCTTKEDGEVKLRMGDSGQAAEPAITVNQMFLQTVEQYGDQVALASKDGDNWNRLTYKEYYQRCRTAAKSFLKLGLERYHGVGILGFNSPEWFIADIGAILAGGFAVGIYTTNSPEACQYVAENCKANVLVVENHKQLQKILQIQDKLPHVKAIIQYKDALKEKKPNLYTWAEFMEMGTDVPDSQLDEIIASQKPNQCCTLIYTSGTTGQPKGVMLSHDNITWTASATGKTVKLKHACEAQEVVVSYLPLSHIAAQMIDIWLPIKYGGVIYFAQPDALKGSLAITLKEVRPTAFMGVPRVWEKMQEKMKSVGAKSSTVQRRVASWAKDVGLQTNLNKMHGNSSLPFSYRLAKKLVFKKVRKALGLDRCTKCYTGAAPITKDTLEFFLSLDIPLYELYGMSESTGPHTISIPSAHRLTSCGKVISGCETKIFSPDSEGNGEICFWGRHVFMGYLNMEDKTEESLDSDGWLHSGDLGKHDKEGFLFITGRIKELIITAGGENIPPVPTEDALKELLPVISNAMLIGDKKKFLSMLLTLKCNVNPDSGEPEDELTPEAIEFCQKLGSKALKVSDIVGGKDRAVHKAIQEGIDRVNEQASSNAQKIQKWTILEKDFSLPGGELGPTMKLKRPVVMKMYKDQIDNFYKDVITPTVPENPLSTK; encoded by the exons ATGCACT TAACCCTATTGAGTGAAACCACGATGACAGCTGCAGCAGTGATGGAGCCAACTGGAGAATACCTGCAGTCATGCAGCCCTGAGGAGTGTGATGTCTCAGTGATAGATGTTGCTGTGGAGTCTCCAGCAAA TGATTCATCAGAGGAAGAGTGTTCTTCAGAGAGGGAAGAGGAAGCAGACACAGAGATGACCCCAGCCCTGCAGAGTGGAAGCTCTGTTAGCACACAGGAAAGCAAGCCAGTAACGGCAAACG CGGATGTGTTGCGTCCCGACACGTTAAACCTTAATGAGCTAAAGCTATGCACAACAAAAGAGGATGGGGAGGTGAAGCTGAGGATGGGAGATTCTGGCCAAGCTGCAGAGCCCGCTATCACAGTCAATCAAATGTTCCTGCAAACTGTGGAGCAGTATGGGGACCAAGTGGCGCTGGCATCCAAGGACGGAGACAACTGGAACAGACTGACCTATAAAGAGTACTATCAGAGATGTCGAACGGCAGCTAAAAGCTTTTTAAAG CTTGGGCTGGAGCGTTACCATGGAGTTGGGATCCTGGGATTCAACTCTCCTGAATGGTTCATTGCAGATATCGGAGCTATTCTAGCAGG AGGATTTGCAGTTGGCATCTACACTACAAACTCTCCTGAAGCTTGTCAGTACGTGGCAGAAAACTGTAAAGCGAACGTCCTTGTCGTTGAAAATCATAAACAGCTGCAGAAGATTCTTCAG ATTCAAGACAAACTCCCACATGTGAAAGCCATTATTCAGTACAAAGATGCACTAAAAGAGAAGAAACCAAACCTCTACACG TGGGCAGAGTTTATGGAGATGGGAACAGATGTCCCAGATTCCCAGCTGGATGAGATCATTGCCTCCCAGAAGCCCAATCAGTGCTGCACTCTAATCTACACCTCAGGGACCACCGGCCAGCCCAAAGGAGTTATGCTTAGCCATGATAAT ATAACCTGGACCGCGTCTGCTACAGGAAAGACGGTGAAGCTGAAGCACGCCTGCGAGGCCCAGGAGGTGGTAGTCAGCTACTTGCCGCTCAGCCATATAGCAGCTCAGATGATTGATATATGGCTACCCATCAAATACGGAGGGGTCATCTACTTTGCACAGCCTGATGCACTGAAG GGCTCCCTGGCGATCACCCTCAAAGAGGTGAGACCCACAGCATTTATGGGCGTCCCTCGCGTCTGGGAAAAAATGCAGGAGAAAATGAAATCGGTCGGCGCCAAGTCTTCTACTGTCCAGAGGAGGGTGGCATCCTGGGCTAAAGACGTGGGGCTCCAGACGAACCTGAACAAAATGCACGG gAATTCCTCACTCCCGTTCAGTTACCGCCTGGCAAAGAAGCTGGTGTTTAAGAAGGTGCGCAAGGCTTTGGGTCTGGACCGCTGTACCAAGTGCTACACCGGTGCAGCTCCCATTACTAAAGATACCCTGGAGTTCTTCCTGAGTCTCGACATTCCCTTGTATGAGCTGTACGGCATGAGCGAGAGCACAGGGCCGCACACGATTTCCATTCCCAGCGCTCACAGGCTCACCAG TTGTGGGAAAGTGATCTCTGGGTGCGAGACCAAGATTTTCAGCCCAGACAGTGAAGGGAACGGGGAGATCTGTTTCTGGGGGCGACATGTCTTCATGGGGTACCTAAACATGGAGGACAAGACGGAGGAGTCTCTGGACAGCGATGGCTGGCTTCACTCCGGAGACCTGGGGAAGCACGATAAGGAGGGCTTCCTCTTCATCACCGGCAGAATTAAag AGCTTATTATCACAGCCGGTGGTGAGAATATCCCTCCTGTCCCAACTGAAGATGCATTGAAGGAGTTGCTGCCTGTTATTAGCAATGCCATGCTGATCGGAGACAAGAAGAAGTTCCTGTCCATGCTTTTGACACTTAAG tgCAATGTGAACCCCGATTCTGGAGAGCCAGAGGATGAGCTAACCCCGGAAGCCATTGAGTTCTGTCAGAAGCTGGGCAGCAAGGCCCTCAAGGTCTCGGACATCGTTGGAGGCAAAGACCGAGCCGTGCACAAAGCAATCCAAGAGGGGATCGACCGGGTGAACGAGCAGGCCAGCTCCAACGCACAGAAGATCCAGAAGTGGACCATTCTGGAGAAGGACTTCTCCCTTCCCGGAGGAGAGTTAG GCCCCACAATGAAGCTGAAACGACCAGTTGTCATGAAGATGTACAAGGACCAAATCGACAACTTCTATAAGGACGTTATTACACCAACCGTCCCAGAGAACCCCCTCTCAACCAAATAG